In one Sporomusa sphaeroides DSM 2875 genomic region, the following are encoded:
- a CDS encoding helix-turn-helix domain-containing protein, whose amino-acid sequence MKYPNNLREIRKDKTVKATDLADLLEVTFQHYYALERGDRQLSSQQLVKLAKFLQITTDEIVNYEPEENSETNEKLQRQKSLEQDNSDPYFRITQDAKKNGIPPEDFAMALDFVKRFKNKG is encoded by the coding sequence ATGAAATATCCCAATAACTTAAGGGAAATTCGTAAAGACAAAACCGTAAAAGCTACTGACCTTGCTGATTTACTTGAAGTAACATTTCAGCATTATTACGCCCTTGAGCGTGGCGATCGACAATTATCATCTCAGCAACTTGTTAAGCTTGCAAAATTTCTCCAAATAACAACCGATGAAATTGTAAATTATGAACCTGAAGAAAACAGTGAAACAAACGAAAAGCTCCAGAGACAAAAATCTCTAGAGCAAGATAATAGTGATCCTTATTTTCGTATTACACAAGACGCAAAGAAAAATGGCATACCTCCTGAAGACTTTGCTATGGCACTTGACTTTGTAAAAAGATTTAAGAACAAAGGATAA
- a CDS encoding histidine kinase, which translates to MDVLTLLEIVSALSFIAMTAYLTGRSRFIMRCTHYPYHPASQFSLIVLFSFLSIIGNYSTLPWGDPVVTTRMIGILLAGLAGGPIAGVCVGLISTTYLILVENAALIPALYMIFAGTLSGLLRFRFSFHQIKPLTGAGIALFVELLQLIFNTMLTNTTAAMLLFNVKAAVFTMLVSILGVWLFLFIINWIAAEQDIYGARAAQLSLEIASRTLPYLRLGFNTHSATVTAQIIYELTEADAVSVTGRYKRLAFVGQGAEHHRPGEPILSTAVKDAIADKTIKIINTPADRGCPYPACPLKAGVVVPLFTGNNIVGTIELARTSGESVSELDIHIADGLAKLLSVQIQLAEIDEQRKMREKAELKALRAQINPHFLFNTINIIMSFCRTDPDKARNLLGSLATLMLRGYSNQDELITLEDELASITAYLEIARSRFGDRLDIAVNIDDTAALALIPALSLQPLVENALNHGLFPKLGHCLLAMEAYIEEDTLIVSVTDNGIGIPAQKLEQIQDGHSEGVGINNVNKRLTSLYGSKYGLTITSQPPFGTEARLCIPFVPQISTVQEKGVYHENKSCDC; encoded by the coding sequence ATGGACGTTTTAACGCTATTAGAAATAGTAAGCGCTTTATCCTTTATCGCTATGACAGCCTATCTTACCGGTCGTAGCCGCTTTATTATGCGTTGCACCCATTATCCCTACCACCCGGCCAGTCAATTCTCCTTGATTGTGCTATTTTCCTTTCTGTCGATTATAGGCAATTACAGCACCCTGCCCTGGGGCGATCCGGTAGTCACGACACGCATGATCGGTATATTATTGGCCGGTCTGGCCGGTGGTCCGATTGCGGGAGTTTGTGTCGGTCTCATTAGCACCACATATCTGATTCTGGTAGAAAACGCAGCTTTAATTCCCGCCCTTTATATGATATTTGCCGGGACATTATCCGGATTGCTGCGGTTTCGCTTTAGCTTTCACCAGATTAAGCCCCTGACCGGAGCCGGAATTGCGCTATTTGTTGAATTACTTCAACTTATATTTAATACAATGCTTACCAATACCACAGCCGCGATGCTGTTATTTAATGTTAAGGCCGCCGTGTTTACTATGCTTGTCAGTATTCTTGGCGTATGGCTGTTTCTGTTCATTATCAATTGGATTGCAGCAGAACAGGATATTTACGGAGCACGGGCAGCGCAATTATCATTAGAAATTGCCAGTCGCACGCTCCCCTATCTTAGACTGGGTTTCAATACCCACTCAGCCACCGTAACGGCGCAAATCATCTACGAACTGACCGAGGCAGATGCAGTATCCGTTACCGGCAGGTATAAGCGGTTAGCCTTTGTCGGACAAGGAGCGGAACACCATAGGCCGGGTGAACCCATTCTCTCTACCGCAGTAAAGGATGCCATTGCCGATAAAACAATAAAAATTATTAATACACCGGCAGACCGGGGATGTCCTTATCCTGCTTGCCCGTTAAAAGCCGGGGTTGTGGTGCCGTTGTTTACCGGAAATAACATAGTTGGAACCATCGAGCTGGCTCGGACTAGTGGTGAATCGGTGTCAGAACTAGATATCCACATTGCGGATGGTCTTGCTAAATTGCTGTCCGTACAAATTCAACTGGCGGAAATTGATGAGCAGCGGAAAATGAGGGAAAAGGCCGAACTCAAAGCACTTAGGGCACAAATTAACCCTCACTTTCTCTTTAATACGATTAATATTATTATGTCCTTTTGCCGCACCGACCCGGATAAGGCCCGTAATCTGCTGGGGAGTTTGGCCACACTGATGCTGCGGGGCTATTCCAACCAGGACGAGCTGATAACACTGGAAGATGAGCTTGCGTCCATTACGGCTTATCTCGAAATTGCCAGATCCCGTTTCGGCGACAGGCTCGATATTGCCGTAAATATTGATGACACCGCTGCACTAGCCTTGATACCGGCCTTATCACTGCAACCGTTAGTAGAAAACGCTTTAAACCACGGACTCTTTCCCAAACTAGGCCATTGCCTGCTGGCAATGGAAGCCTATATTGAAGAAGATACGCTAATTGTTTCTGTTACAGATAATGGCATTGGTATTCCAGCACAAAAGTTAGAGCAAATCCAGGACGGTCATTCTGAAGGCGTCGGTATAAACAATGTCAATAAACGTTTAACCAGTCTCTACGGGTCAAAATATGGCCTGACAATAACTTCCCAGCCGCCGTTTGGTACCGAAGCCAGACTGTGTATTCCTTTCGTGCCTCAAATATCAACCGTTCAGGAGAAAGGAGTGTATCATGAAAACAAAAGCTGTGATTGTTGA
- a CDS encoding LytR/AlgR family response regulator transcription factor produces MKTKAVIVDDELPICDEIEFLLSQQNDVEVCKKFTSCIDALVYILDRKPQLVFLDINMPGMSGMEMAQKLSILQNPPYIVFITAYPEHAVEAFNTPAVAYITKPVTQEKLAKALAKIRNLSAKAPPEKGTLTAKVCVVSGDKIVPLNKKDIVFIYVKDKNVYVRTHTNEFSTMLTLQEFDNLLTETNFFRIHRQYVINLDEILEITPWFHGSYLLRMNDFSKQEVPVSRNRVKAFRTALGLK; encoded by the coding sequence ATGAAAACAAAAGCTGTGATTGTTGATGATGAACTGCCTATTTGCGATGAAATTGAATTTCTGCTAAGCCAGCAGAATGATGTTGAAGTATGTAAAAAGTTTACCAGTTGCATAGATGCGCTTGTTTATATTTTGGACAGAAAGCCCCAATTGGTGTTTTTGGATATCAATATGCCCGGTATGTCTGGTATGGAAATGGCGCAAAAGCTAAGCATCCTCCAGAATCCCCCCTATATAGTCTTCATTACCGCCTATCCTGAACATGCTGTCGAAGCCTTTAATACCCCGGCTGTCGCCTATATTACCAAACCTGTTACACAAGAAAAACTTGCCAAGGCATTAGCCAAAATCCGCAATCTGTCTGCAAAAGCTCCTCCGGAAAAAGGGACACTGACAGCAAAAGTCTGTGTCGTATCTGGTGATAAAATTGTGCCGCTAAATAAAAAGGATATTGTTTTTATTTATGTCAAAGACAAAAACGTTTACGTACGCACCCATACTAACGAGTTCTCAACAATGTTAACATTACAGGAATTTGATAACCTCTTGACTGAAACTAACTTTTTCCGCATCCACCGTCAATATGTAATTAACTTAGATGAAATACTGGAAATTACCCCTTGGTTTCACGGTTCCTATCTATTACGTATGAATGATTTCTCTAAACAGGAAGTGCCTGTCAGCCGCAACCGGGTAAAAGCCTTTAGGACAGCGCTTGGGCTTAAATAG
- a CDS encoding CBO0543 family protein, producing the protein MADYTNVIHNLRLEQYSIVYAAWLENVFTTRWWLLVGLVITMYTLWWILVDKARLKTLLLYGSLVAVSRVILDVVMAINLGRWVYAVSLFPIAPDIFVHDLTVTPLTFMMVYQYSNSWKQFWVANLIGSSLIFYGILPLFEYLGIFKGFPGWTLTSSFLVIFIAAGVMRAIMVLIENVEDKAKAKVKQASEQTSFIAKPAMKPDNNKE; encoded by the coding sequence GTGGCCGACTACACAAATGTAATTCATAACTTACGATTAGAACAATACAGTATCGTTTATGCGGCTTGGTTAGAAAATGTGTTTACGACTCGTTGGTGGTTGCTTGTTGGCTTGGTAATCACCATGTATACTCTTTGGTGGATATTGGTTGATAAGGCAAGACTTAAGACTTTATTGTTATATGGTTCGCTGGTAGCCGTCTCAAGAGTAATTCTGGACGTAGTTATGGCTATCAATTTAGGGCGTTGGGTTTATGCCGTTAGCTTATTTCCAATAGCACCTGACATATTTGTTCATGACTTGACTGTCACCCCTCTTACCTTTATGATGGTTTACCAATACTCGAATAGTTGGAAACAGTTTTGGGTCGCTAATTTAATTGGTTCGAGTTTAATTTTTTATGGCATATTACCGCTATTTGAATATCTCGGCATATTTAAAGGCTTTCCGGGTTGGACGCTTACTAGTAGCTTCTTAGTCATATTTATTGCTGCAGGAGTAATGAGGGCAATTATGGTACTAATTGAGAATGTCGAAGATAAAGCCAAAGCAAAGGTAAAACAAGCTTCAGAACAGACTTCATTTATTGCTAAACCTGCTATGAAGCCAGACAACAATAAGGAATAG
- a CDS encoding L-lactate MFS transporter — MGTEKQNIPNRWVIAIMGTLLQVALGTVYAWSFFQKPVMDANNWTNSEAAWAFSLAIFSLGLAAAWGGINLPKFGPRKLAMTGGFLFSLGYLIAAYALSIKSLGLLYVGYGVIGGIGLGLGYVTPVATAAKWFPDKKGFITGMVVMGFGFGALIMAKILAPIFMSMTGGNLVLVFSYVGTVMFFITLPAGYYMINPPAGFVPPGYTPPATSASAQASQDAITARECIMSGKFLMMWTVFFFNIIAGIMFISFQSPLLQDLLKKTMDPATLSDPQVIAGLAAAGATLIAVSSIFNGVGRFFWGGLSDKIGRVQTFRLILGTQLLVFIALLFVSNPIVFGVLVCYVLLCYGGGFGSMPSFVLDVFGQKLMPIVYGTILTAWGCGGIVGPQIVAFLKDNFANQAAQYTFVAAAVLLFLGLLITLALSNKKFESSGAAKIAATEEITVK, encoded by the coding sequence ATGGGAACAGAAAAACAAAATATTCCAAACCGATGGGTGATAGCCATCATGGGTACCTTGCTGCAGGTTGCCCTGGGAACTGTGTATGCCTGGAGCTTTTTCCAAAAGCCAGTTATGGATGCCAACAATTGGACTAACTCCGAAGCAGCTTGGGCATTTAGCCTGGCCATTTTCTCTCTCGGGCTGGCTGCAGCCTGGGGCGGCATTAATCTTCCTAAATTCGGACCGCGCAAGCTTGCCATGACAGGCGGTTTCTTATTCAGTCTCGGCTATCTGATTGCTGCCTATGCGCTTTCCATCAAAAGCCTAGGACTCCTCTATGTCGGGTATGGTGTTATTGGTGGGATTGGTTTGGGTCTTGGTTATGTAACTCCGGTAGCAACTGCTGCCAAGTGGTTTCCTGACAAAAAGGGATTTATTACCGGTATGGTAGTTATGGGCTTTGGTTTTGGCGCCCTCATTATGGCAAAAATTCTGGCTCCCATCTTTATGAGCATGACAGGTGGCAATCTTGTTCTGGTATTTTCTTATGTAGGTACGGTCATGTTCTTCATTACCTTACCGGCAGGTTACTACATGATTAATCCGCCTGCTGGTTTCGTGCCGCCAGGCTATACCCCTCCGGCCACTTCAGCGTCAGCGCAAGCTTCGCAGGATGCAATTACAGCGAGAGAATGTATTATGTCCGGTAAATTTCTGATGATGTGGACTGTTTTCTTCTTTAATATTATTGCAGGTATTATGTTTATCAGTTTCCAATCTCCTTTATTACAGGATCTTTTGAAAAAGACTATGGATCCAGCCACCCTGTCAGACCCGCAGGTGATTGCCGGGTTGGCCGCTGCCGGTGCTACCTTAATTGCCGTTAGTTCCATCTTTAACGGTGTAGGCCGTTTCTTCTGGGGCGGTTTATCCGATAAAATCGGCCGGGTTCAGACATTCCGTCTCATTCTCGGTACACAACTGCTGGTATTTATTGCTTTGCTGTTTGTTAGCAATCCTATTGTCTTTGGTGTACTTGTCTGCTATGTCCTGCTCTGCTATGGCGGCGGATTTGGTTCTATGCCTTCCTTTGTCCTTGATGTATTCGGTCAGAAGCTGATGCCGATTGTTTATGGCACCATTCTTACCGCATGGGGCTGTGGCGGTATCGTTGGTCCGCAAATCGTAGCTTTTCTGAAAGATAATTTTGCTAATCAGGCTGCCCAGTATACCTTCGTGGCGGCAGCGGTACTCTTGTTCCTTGGCTTGCTCATTACCTTGGCTCTTAGCAATAAAAAGTTTGAATCAAGCGGAGCTGCCAAAATTGCAGCTACAGAAGAAATAACAGTGAAGTAA
- a CDS encoding phosphoribosyltransferase codes for MFDDRIHAGKMLAEQLAAHSLKKPYIVAVPRGGIAVASPIAAKLQAKMGILVAKKIGHPLNPKIAIGAIMPDGSLIHDNQYVTGIGVKQENFDQLVAEARKVFEERSKNYEAMLIKNHEVKDRDIVLVDDGIATGYTMLASVKWLKKWNPTSITVAVPVAPTDTINGLLKEHVEVVCIGKRDVYAAVGSYYKDFKDMTDREALEYHRLAPGSIVRV; via the coding sequence ATGTTTGATGACCGTATTCATGCCGGGAAAATGCTGGCAGAACAATTAGCCGCACATAGTTTGAAGAAACCATATATAGTGGCAGTTCCCCGTGGTGGGATAGCGGTGGCATCACCCATTGCGGCAAAATTACAAGCTAAAATGGGTATTCTTGTTGCTAAAAAGATTGGGCATCCGCTTAACCCCAAAATAGCCATCGGTGCCATTATGCCTGATGGCAGCTTGATTCATGACAATCAATATGTTACCGGCATTGGTGTTAAGCAGGAGAATTTTGACCAACTCGTTGCCGAAGCCCGCAAGGTGTTTGAAGAACGGAGTAAAAATTACGAAGCTATGCTTATAAAAAATCATGAGGTAAAGGATCGCGATATTGTCCTTGTTGATGATGGCATTGCTACCGGCTATACTATGCTGGCTTCCGTCAAATGGCTTAAAAAGTGGAACCCCACCAGCATAACGGTGGCTGTACCGGTGGCTCCCACTGATACTATCAATGGGCTGCTAAAGGAACACGTTGAGGTTGTGTGTATTGGCAAGCGGGATGTATATGCCGCAGTAGGCAGCTATTATAAAGACTTCAAAGACATGACAGACCGGGAAGCGCTGGAATATCATCGTCTTGCCCCCGGTAGTATTGTCCGGGTTTAA
- a CDS encoding tyrosine-type recombinase/integrase: MATKRPYGEGTFYFDEAKQLYRAMLVSPSGKRLTKASKNEEIVKDWLNEQRLLVGRNQHVDPIGITLLEWATSWVDTYSRPNVRQRTHERNLSLLNHLEPIAGTTLQKLTPTQIQSLYNDMADEGYASGTIKHVHKLLNGILKQAVANRYIMINPLQQGVKPPRIVRDEIEIFTVAEIELLLQLAQQNNPRLYPALLLAVTTGMRLGEVLGIRWQDIDLTNSTLQVRQSLQMTGIGIIFEPPKTEKGKRKIPLPQQMVLALKEYRKLWSESKIKHAHNTCSKCNTTGKLVDDGNKNIISYECPSCDHAWLYANDLVFVSNTHTPLHPKNFTVRFWHKLQTDAEFHMNEFKPEPLRTKEKYKVTLENCRMQADWQQFNLRNFHALRHTYATTLLTSGVPIVDVSRVLGHAKVSTTLDIYGHAIPENSKVIADKIANAFLK, from the coding sequence ATGGCAACTAAACGCCCGTATGGCGAAGGAACGTTTTATTTTGATGAAGCAAAACAGTTGTATCGTGCAATGCTTGTTTCTCCGTCTGGTAAACGTTTAACTAAGGCATCTAAAAACGAAGAAATCGTGAAAGACTGGCTCAATGAGCAGCGATTATTAGTTGGCCGAAATCAACATGTTGATCCTATTGGTATAACCCTTTTGGAATGGGCAACATCCTGGGTAGACACATATTCGCGTCCCAATGTAAGGCAACGCACACATGAACGCAATTTGTCATTACTAAACCACTTGGAGCCCATTGCCGGAACAACTTTGCAAAAATTAACACCAACACAGATTCAAAGCTTGTATAATGATATGGCAGATGAAGGTTATGCTAGCGGGACTATAAAACATGTCCATAAGCTACTGAATGGTATATTAAAACAAGCCGTAGCCAATCGATATATAATGATTAACCCTCTCCAGCAAGGGGTTAAACCACCTCGCATAGTGCGTGATGAAATCGAAATATTTACAGTTGCAGAAATTGAATTACTTTTGCAATTAGCACAGCAAAATAATCCCCGCCTTTATCCGGCTTTACTTCTAGCAGTTACGACCGGTATGCGGCTGGGTGAGGTTCTTGGTATCAGATGGCAAGATATCGATCTAACCAATAGTACATTGCAGGTACGCCAAAGTTTACAAATGACTGGTATTGGGATCATCTTTGAACCTCCTAAAACAGAAAAAGGCAAACGGAAAATCCCGCTACCGCAACAAATGGTATTAGCGCTTAAAGAATATCGCAAATTATGGTCTGAAAGTAAAATTAAGCACGCGCATAATACCTGCAGTAAATGCAATACGACTGGTAAGCTCGTAGACGATGGCAACAAAAATATAATTTCTTATGAGTGTCCAAGTTGCGACCACGCATGGTTATATGCAAATGATTTGGTATTTGTATCAAATACCCATACCCCTCTTCACCCGAAAAACTTCACCGTTCGCTTTTGGCATAAACTCCAAACTGATGCTGAATTTCATATGAATGAATTTAAGCCTGAGCCATTACGAACTAAAGAAAAATATAAAGTAACATTAGAAAATTGCCGCATGCAAGCAGATTGGCAACAATTTAATCTAAGAAATTTCCATGCTTTGCGGCACACCTACGCCACCACCCTGCTGACCTCCGGCGTTCCAATTGTCGATGTATCCCGTGTTTTGGGACATGCCAAGGTATCTACTACCCTGGATATATACGGCCATGCTATACCGGAAAACTCAAAAGTAATTGCTGATAAAATTGCAAATGCGTTTCTAAAATAA
- a CDS encoding adenylosuccinate synthase produces MSSVVVIGTQWGDEGKGKIVDFLAEKADVVVRYQGGNNAGHTVVVNGNEFKLHLLPSGILYSGKTCVVGNGVVVDPAVMLKELKGMQDKGIDTSALKVSNRAHVIMPYHRLLDEVEEESRGDRKIGTTKRGIGPCYMDKNSRSGIRMVDLMDEEEFCSKLEYNLEAKNHLLKAVYGVEGFDYEEVKAEYLEYARQLKPYVTDTAAVLHQAIKNDKKVLFEGAQATLLDLDHGTYPYVTSSHPIAGGACIGAGVGPTQIHKVIGVVKAYTTRVGEGPFPTELTDEVGDTIRERGHEYGTTTGRPRRCGWMDACVVRYAGYVSGIDYMAITRLDILDGLKTLKICTGYKYKGELLNEFPASLKVLAQVEPIYEELPGWEEPTSHVRSYDELPLNARRYIERLSEVADIKIGIVSVGPGREQTIILADMF; encoded by the coding sequence ATGTCTTCTGTAGTGGTTATCGGCACCCAATGGGGCGACGAAGGTAAAGGTAAAATTGTTGATTTCCTGGCCGAAAAGGCCGATGTGGTTGTTCGTTACCAGGGAGGTAACAATGCCGGTCATACCGTTGTTGTTAATGGCAATGAGTTTAAGCTGCATTTATTGCCGTCAGGCATATTATATTCAGGTAAAACCTGCGTAGTGGGCAACGGCGTGGTGGTTGACCCGGCGGTTATGCTTAAAGAACTGAAAGGGATGCAGGATAAAGGCATCGATACTTCGGCCCTTAAAGTGTCCAACCGCGCCCATGTAATCATGCCCTATCACCGTCTGCTTGACGAAGTGGAGGAAGAGTCCCGCGGCGACCGCAAAATCGGCACCACTAAGCGGGGAATCGGCCCTTGCTATATGGATAAGAATTCCCGTTCCGGCATCCGCATGGTTGATTTGATGGATGAGGAAGAATTCTGCTCTAAGTTAGAATATAACCTGGAAGCCAAAAACCATCTGCTGAAAGCGGTTTATGGGGTAGAAGGCTTTGATTATGAAGAAGTAAAAGCAGAGTATCTGGAATATGCCCGTCAGCTTAAACCCTATGTGACAGACACTGCTGCTGTGCTGCATCAGGCTATCAAAAACGATAAAAAAGTGCTGTTTGAAGGCGCGCAGGCCACCCTTCTGGATTTAGACCATGGAACTTACCCCTATGTAACCTCTTCACACCCGATTGCCGGCGGTGCCTGCATCGGTGCCGGAGTAGGGCCAACCCAAATTCATAAGGTTATTGGCGTAGTAAAAGCATATACCACCCGTGTTGGTGAAGGTCCCTTCCCGACCGAGCTTACTGATGAGGTTGGTGACACTATCCGGGAACGGGGGCATGAATATGGCACCACTACCGGACGTCCGCGCCGCTGCGGCTGGATGGATGCCTGCGTAGTGCGTTATGCCGGTTATGTGAGCGGAATCGACTATATGGCAATTACCCGTCTGGATATTCTTGATGGGTTAAAGACGCTCAAGATTTGCACCGGTTACAAATATAAAGGCGAACTCCTGAATGAATTCCCTGCCAGCCTTAAAGTGCTTGCCCAGGTTGAGCCGATCTATGAGGAACTGCCAGGCTGGGAGGAGCCGACAAGCCATGTACGAAGCTATGATGAGCTGCCGCTTAATGCCCGCCGTTATATTGAACGCCTGAGCGAGGTTGCCGATATTAAAATCGGGATCGTTTCTGTTGGCCCTGGCCGCGAACAGACAATTATCCTTGCCGATATGTTTTAA
- a CDS encoding cache domain-containing protein, giving the protein MGLGLKAKLTVFAVGIALLVCLVASILIIRDMQIQIETAMAEKSKSDLATALEITDYMLPGSWQVKNGELYKGQYRINDNTELVDKIARLTDDTVTIFLNNTRVATNIMRDGTRATGTVAADYVTETVLTNGNLYIGEAEVVGENYQTCYAPLKDDSGNIIGMFYIGVSKKLADQLRHSFTSIAVLSARIALLFALAGTCFIPLDTWSIGFDNRPVLCWKKNSTHGKTPR; this is encoded by the coding sequence GTGGGATTAGGTCTGAAAGCTAAACTTACAGTGTTTGCTGTAGGAATAGCTTTATTGGTCTGTTTAGTGGCAAGCATTCTCATTATCAGGGATATGCAAATTCAGATTGAAACAGCGATGGCCGAAAAATCCAAATCAGATCTTGCCACCGCACTGGAAATTACCGATTATATGCTTCCCGGCTCCTGGCAGGTGAAAAATGGCGAATTATACAAAGGGCAGTATCGCATTAATGACAATACCGAGCTGGTAGACAAGATTGCCCGCTTAACAGATGATACGGTTACGATATTTTTAAATAATACCCGTGTGGCTACCAATATCATGCGGGACGGCACCAGAGCAACCGGTACAGTTGCTGCCGACTATGTTACCGAGACAGTGCTTACCAATGGCAATCTCTATATTGGAGAAGCGGAAGTTGTCGGCGAAAACTACCAGACTTGCTACGCCCCGCTTAAAGATGATTCCGGCAACATTATTGGCATGTTCTACATCGGCGTCTCGAAAAAATTGGCAGACCAGCTTAGACACAGCTTTACATCGATTGCAGTATTATCTGCTCGAATTGCCTTGCTGTTCGCATTGGCTGGCACCTGCTTTATCCCGTTGGATACCTGGTCAATCGGCTTTGACAATCGTCCTGTGCTCTGTTGGAAGAAAAACTCTACACATGGAAAAACGCCACGCTGA
- a CDS encoding helix-turn-helix domain-containing protein — MTPITETISDFAKRTNLPEKVIRAMVKQGQLPHLKTAGNCHVRIHVDAALEVLRQIAIHSAAEIAATMPVPIRANRFIKTASNERKYKGRPPDKVRKAAR, encoded by the coding sequence ATGACTCCAATCACGGAAACGATCTCGGATTTTGCAAAACGTACAAATCTGCCAGAAAAAGTTATTCGTGCAATGGTTAAGCAAGGACAATTACCGCACTTAAAAACGGCAGGTAACTGCCATGTAAGAATTCATGTTGACGCTGCTTTGGAAGTATTAAGGCAAATCGCAATACATAGCGCAGCAGAAATCGCGGCTACAATGCCTGTGCCAATTAGAGCAAACCGCTTCATAAAGACTGCAAGCAATGAGCGTAAATACAAAGGGAGGCCGCCAGATAAGGTTCGGAAGGCAGCACGGTAA
- a CDS encoding ImmA/IrrE family metallo-endopeptidase, producing MDNRYVTKSDLYHSVDHIIDLMNITINDTSYPLDSINLAHTFCNNLELVTLPFPSTAICGVLCKDESRTAIALNKNREDAMRNFDCMHELVHYFLHDDTEFRCICPDKSQVKQNNFIEWQANEGAAQALVPYQIFIPEFVKLSRNYARSAWDMAGITIELAHNFYVSPQVIRNRINNLEYEIKQYLDGIPIEKITLLSKNQITKRGLHKKSTAIFSYCTKCLSVVSDINNYCSICGTNLKEPINNFYDFRVWKGVGYMKYDGIQIDQKYKAIICPRCNNEEIEPEGNYCKICGIDLVNKCAGYLVGDGYHEEWISGCSAILDGKSRNCPFCGKPSSFYNLKLLRDWNYREDDDYIPF from the coding sequence ATGGATAACCGGTATGTAACCAAATCTGATTTATATCATTCAGTTGACCATATTATTGATTTGATGAATATCACAATAAATGATACCTCTTATCCGTTAGACTCAATTAATTTGGCCCATACTTTTTGCAATAATTTGGAACTAGTAACCCTTCCTTTTCCTTCCACTGCAATATGTGGAGTCTTATGCAAAGACGAGTCACGTACTGCCATTGCTCTTAATAAAAACCGGGAAGACGCTATGCGAAATTTTGATTGTATGCATGAGTTGGTTCATTATTTTTTACACGATGATACAGAATTTAGATGTATATGCCCTGATAAATCACAGGTAAAACAGAATAACTTTATTGAATGGCAAGCAAATGAAGGCGCTGCACAGGCATTAGTTCCATATCAAATTTTCATTCCTGAATTTGTTAAGCTTTCTAGAAATTATGCACGTTCTGCTTGGGACATGGCCGGCATTACTATCGAATTAGCTCACAATTTTTATGTTTCGCCTCAAGTTATTCGTAATCGTATTAATAATCTCGAATACGAAATTAAACAATACCTTGATGGAATACCAATTGAGAAAATTACACTACTTTCTAAAAACCAAATTACCAAACGAGGTTTACACAAAAAAAGCACCGCTATATTTAGTTATTGCACAAAATGTCTTTCTGTTGTCTCAGATATCAATAATTATTGCTCTATTTGCGGTACTAACTTAAAAGAACCGATTAATAATTTCTATGATTTTAGAGTGTGGAAAGGAGTAGGCTATATGAAATATGACGGTATTCAAATCGATCAAAAATATAAGGCGATCATCTGCCCCAGGTGCAATAATGAAGAAATTGAACCTGAGGGAAACTATTGCAAGATATGTGGGATTGACCTTGTTAACAAGTGTGCTGGTTACTTAGTAGGAGATGGTTACCACGAGGAATGGATATCTGGATGTAGTGCCATTCTAGACGGTAAATCACGTAATTGTCCCTTTTGCGGTAAACCCTCATCTTTTTACAACTTAAAACTGTTACGGGATTGGAATTATCGAGAAGATGACGATTATATCCCTTTTTAA